A single window of Pristiophorus japonicus isolate sPriJap1 unplaced genomic scaffold, sPriJap1.hap1 HAP1_SCAFFOLD_2497, whole genome shotgun sequence DNA harbors:
- the LOC139246997 gene encoding G protein-coupled receptor kinase 6-like isoform X1, translating to MIEGQSPFQQRKKKMTREEVERLVKEGQQSYSANFSLEARSLCMMLLNKNPQERVGCCGRGSCEIKEHPLFQNINFKRLEAGMVEPLFVPDPQAIYCKDVLDIEQFSTVKGVELEPADNDFYARFSTGSVSIPWQNEMIETGCFSELSVFGSDGTLPPDLDWRGQAQPPVKRGLLQRIFSQQVCCGNCQNDEEQPSRL from the exons ATGATTGAGGGACAGTCACCGTTTCAGCAGCGTAAGAAGAAGATGACGCGGGAGGAGGTGGAGAGGCTGGTGAAGGAGGGGCAGCAGTCCTATTCTGCCAATTTCTCGCTGGAGGCGCGTTCCCTGTGTATGATG TTACTGAATAAAAACCCCCAGGAGCGTGTGGGCTGCTGCGGGCGGGGATCCTGCGAGATAAAGGAACACCCTCTATTTCAAAACATTAACTTCAAACGCTTGGAAGCAGGCATGGTGGAGCCATTGTTTGTACCTGAT CCGCAAGCTATCTACTGCAAGGATGTGCTGGATATTGAGCAGTTCTCCACGGTGAAAGGGGTGGAACTGGAGCCTGCGGACAATGACTTCTACGCCAGATTTTCCACCGGGTCCGTCTCCATCCCCTGGCAGAATGAG ATGATCGAGACGGGGTGTTTCAGTGAGCTGAGCGTGTTTGGGAGCGACGGCACTTTACCCCCAGACCTGGACTGGAGGGGCCAGGCCCAGCCCCCGGTCAAGAGGGGATTGCTGCAGCGAATCTTCAGTCAGCAG
- the LOC139246997 gene encoding G protein-coupled receptor kinase 6-like isoform X2, which produces MIEGQSPFQQRKKKMTREEVERLVKEGQQSYSANFSLEARSLCMMLLNKNPQERVGCCGRGSCEIKEHPLFQNINFKRLEAGMVEPLFVPDPQAIYCKDVLDIEQFSTVKGVELEPADNDFYARFSTGSVSIPWQNEMIETGCFSELSVFGSDGTLPPDLDWRGQAQPPVKRGLLQRIFSQQK; this is translated from the exons ATGATTGAGGGACAGTCACCGTTTCAGCAGCGTAAGAAGAAGATGACGCGGGAGGAGGTGGAGAGGCTGGTGAAGGAGGGGCAGCAGTCCTATTCTGCCAATTTCTCGCTGGAGGCGCGTTCCCTGTGTATGATG TTACTGAATAAAAACCCCCAGGAGCGTGTGGGCTGCTGCGGGCGGGGATCCTGCGAGATAAAGGAACACCCTCTATTTCAAAACATTAACTTCAAACGCTTGGAAGCAGGCATGGTGGAGCCATTGTTTGTACCTGAT CCGCAAGCTATCTACTGCAAGGATGTGCTGGATATTGAGCAGTTCTCCACGGTGAAAGGGGTGGAACTGGAGCCTGCGGACAATGACTTCTACGCCAGATTTTCCACCGGGTCCGTCTCCATCCCCTGGCAGAATGAG ATGATCGAGACGGGGTGTTTCAGTGAGCTGAGCGTGTTTGGGAGCGACGGCACTTTACCCCCAGACCTGGACTGGAGGGGCCAGGCCCAGCCCCCGGTCAAGAGGGGATTGCTGCAGCGAATCTTCAGTCAGCAG AAATGA